A portion of the Celeribacter baekdonensis genome contains these proteins:
- a CDS encoding GntR family transcriptional regulator: protein MSGKTSFGLDAIETVPLHEIVFNRITRALMSGQIQQGVKLTSRKLAKELGTSDMPVRSALTRLQALRALEQLPNGSMIVPAMTKDRFSDLMSTRVLVETRAAELAADRMSKQALRALRVASHNLTQAAIDHDIDAYLAQNYEFKFQIYKICGSDSLLFLIETLWLQVGPFLRQFGEQFDGKLSGILALDFHAEIVDALEAGDGKAAADLIRRDISAGAQHLLKEASFSDA, encoded by the coding sequence ATGTCAGGCAAGACGAGTTTTGGGTTGGATGCCATTGAGACCGTGCCCTTGCATGAGATCGTGTTCAACCGCATCACCCGCGCTTTGATGTCTGGGCAAATCCAACAGGGCGTGAAACTCACCTCCCGGAAACTGGCCAAAGAGCTGGGCACATCGGACATGCCCGTGCGCTCAGCCCTCACGCGATTGCAGGCTTTGCGGGCATTGGAACAGCTTCCGAACGGGTCGATGATCGTGCCCGCAATGACCAAAGATCGGTTCTCTGATCTGATGTCCACGCGCGTCCTTGTCGAGACCCGCGCCGCCGAACTGGCCGCTGATCGCATGTCAAAACAAGCGCTGCGCGCGCTGCGTGTGGCCTCACACAACCTCACACAGGCTGCTATAGACCACGACATTGACGCCTATCTGGCCCAAAACTACGAATTCAAATTTCAAATTTATAAAATCTGCGGCTCTGACAGTCTTTTGTTTTTGATTGAAACACTCTGGCTCCAAGTCGGCCCGTTTTTGCGTCAATTTGGTGAGCAATTTGATGGGAAACTGTCAGGGATTTTAGCGCTCGATTTCCACGCGGAAATTGTGGATGCCCTTGAAGCTGGGGATGGAAAAGCCGCCGCGGACTTGATCCGCCGGGACATCTCGGCAGGTGCCCAGCACCTTCTCAAAGAGGCGTCTTTTTCCGACGCATAA
- a CDS encoding tyramine oxidase subunit B yields MTNLPKIDFIYLNEQDMIKAGVTDMAGCVDAMEDMFVLLHKGDYRMAGANNDSHGAMVVFPENSPFPNMPKPTADRRFMAMPAYLGGAYGTTGVKWYGSNIANRDKGLPRSILMFTLNDTDTGAPLAIMSANLLSAYRTGAVPGVGARHLARKDSKVVAVYGPGVMGKTSLAAFMVACPGIDTLKIQGRGQKSLDSFISWTKETYPQITNIEIVTDIETLVRDADIVTYCASGETGDVSKYPIVKRDWLKPGAFLSMPASCEIDEGMEQKDVRKVMDNIGLYEAWFEELPKPAHVHVPVIGVRFMDMIHEGKMTHDDLEDLGGICAGATPGRQNDEEIIMLSVGGMPVEDVAWGTTVYRTAIAKGIGTKLNLWDEPVLR; encoded by the coding sequence ATGACAAACTTGCCCAAAATTGATTTCATCTACCTCAATGAACAAGACATGATCAAAGCAGGCGTGACCGATATGGCCGGTTGCGTGGATGCCATGGAGGATATGTTTGTCCTGCTGCACAAAGGCGATTATCGCATGGCGGGCGCGAACAATGACAGCCACGGTGCAATGGTGGTTTTCCCCGAAAACTCGCCCTTTCCGAACATGCCAAAACCCACGGCAGACCGCCGTTTCATGGCGATGCCTGCCTATCTTGGTGGCGCATATGGCACCACTGGGGTGAAATGGTATGGCTCTAACATTGCAAACCGGGACAAGGGCCTGCCGCGGTCCATTTTGATGTTCACGCTCAACGATACCGATACGGGTGCGCCGCTTGCGATCATGTCTGCAAACCTGTTGTCTGCTTACCGCACAGGCGCGGTGCCCGGCGTTGGTGCCCGTCACCTGGCGCGCAAAGACTCGAAGGTGGTGGCGGTCTATGGTCCCGGCGTGATGGGCAAGACCTCCCTTGCGGCTTTCATGGTGGCGTGCCCGGGCATCGACACTTTGAAAATTCAGGGCCGGGGCCAAAAGAGCCTCGACAGCTTCATCTCTTGGACCAAAGAGACCTATCCGCAGATCACCAACATCGAGATTGTCACCGACATCGAAACCCTCGTGCGCGACGCTGACATCGTGACCTATTGCGCCTCTGGTGAGACGGGTGACGTGTCGAAATACCCGATTGTGAAACGCGACTGGCTCAAACCCGGCGCGTTCCTGTCGATGCCCGCGTCCTGTGAGATTGACGAGGGTATGGAGCAAAAAGACGTGCGCAAGGTGATGGACAACATCGGTCTCTATGAGGCGTGGTTCGAAGAACTGCCGAAACCCGCCCACGTCCACGTTCCGGTCATCGGTGTGCGGTTCATGGACATGATCCATGAGGGTAAAATGACCCATGATGATCTCGAAGACCTCGGCGGGATCTGTGCCGGGGCCACTCCGGGTCGGCAAAATGATGAGGAGATCATCATGCTGTCCGTTGGCGGGATGCCGGTCGAAGATGTGGCTTGGGGCACAACCGTGTACCGCACGGCGATCGCGAAAGGCATCGGCACCAAGCTCAACCTGTGGGACGAACCTGTGCTGCGTTGA
- a CDS encoding ABC transporter permease subunit: MKKRSYFLMITGFAGFFFLYAPIVSLVIYSFNKSKLVTVWGGFSTKWYGELFRDPQILDAAWLSLKVAFTSATIAIFIGTLAAFVLTRFTKFRVKTLLSAMITAPLVMPEVIIGLSLLLLFVALQGLTGWPGQRGVMTIIIAHATFGAAYSAVVIQSRLTDMDLSLEEAAQDLGARPVQVFFDVTLPVIAPALVSGWLLAFTLSLDDLVVASFVSGPGASTLPMVIFSKVRLGVSPDVNALATIIILIVSVGIAAAAINMQRANTRR; encoded by the coding sequence ATGAAAAAACGATCCTATTTCCTCATGATCACCGGCTTTGCGGGCTTCTTTTTCCTCTATGCTCCGATCGTGTCCTTGGTGATCTATAGCTTTAACAAATCCAAACTGGTGACGGTGTGGGGCGGCTTTTCGACCAAATGGTACGGCGAGCTGTTCCGTGATCCGCAGATTTTGGACGCAGCCTGGCTCAGCCTCAAAGTCGCCTTCACAAGTGCCACCATCGCGATCTTTATCGGCACTTTGGCGGCCTTTGTGCTCACGCGGTTCACCAAGTTTCGGGTCAAAACTCTACTCAGCGCCATGATCACCGCGCCGCTTGTGATGCCCGAAGTGATCATCGGCCTGTCGCTTTTGTTGCTCTTTGTCGCCCTACAGGGCCTCACCGGCTGGCCCGGTCAGCGCGGGGTGATGACCATCATCATCGCCCATGCCACCTTTGGCGCGGCCTATTCAGCGGTGGTGATCCAATCGCGGCTCACCGATATGGACCTCTCGCTAGAAGAAGCGGCTCAGGACTTGGGCGCGCGTCCGGTTCAGGTGTTTTTTGACGTCACCTTGCCCGTCATCGCACCGGCCTTGGTCTCAGGCTGGCTTCTGGCCTTTACGCTGAGCCTTGATGATCTGGTGGTCGCCAGTTTTGTCTCTGGTCCAGGGGCCTCGACACTGCCGATGGTGATCTTTTCCAAAGTGCGCCTTGGCGTCAGCCCCGACGTCAACGCCTTGGCCACCATCATCATATTGATCGTGTCGGTCGGCATTGCCGCCGCCGCAATCAATATGCAGCGCGCCAACACACGTCGCTAA
- a CDS encoding Rid family hydrolase: MTKIVKVKTGAKLEQLSSYSRIVMVDNWISVSNTAGRNPQTKEIPEDLREQTLQVFETIENALKAVGSGLEDVISTRVFIQTPGDTPAVMEIFGEKFRGVDPTTTVTCPPLGSSVYKVEIEVSAYRGASKAEIEYIDTSL, encoded by the coding sequence ATGACAAAAATTGTCAAAGTCAAAACCGGCGCCAAGCTGGAACAGCTCAGCAGCTATTCTCGCATCGTGATGGTCGACAACTGGATTTCGGTGTCGAACACCGCCGGGCGCAATCCGCAGACGAAAGAGATTCCCGAAGACCTGCGCGAACAGACGCTTCAGGTGTTTGAGACTATCGAAAATGCGCTCAAAGCCGTGGGATCGGGACTTGAGGATGTGATCTCTACCCGCGTGTTTATCCAAACGCCCGGTGACACCCCAGCCGTGATGGAGATTTTCGGAGAAAAATTTCGCGGCGTTGATCCAACCACCACGGTGACCTGTCCGCCGCTTGGCTCCTCCGTCTACAAAGTTGAGATCGAGGTCAGCGCCTATCGCGGCGCGTCAAAAGCCGAGATCGAATACATCGACACCTCGCTTTGA
- a CDS encoding ABC transporter permease subunit: MPLVAPIRRLCLRLGLTGRGLVIAVPTLWLLVFFLIPFLVVAKISLSEPAIARPPYLPVWEWMDGILSIHLNFNNYLFLFEDPLYFAAYFESVKIAAGSTFLTLLIGYPMAYLIARSSPSQRNLLLMAVILPFWTSFLLRVYAWIGFLGTNGIINNILLKTGLISDPIVMLQTDFAVYVGIVYTYLPFMILPLYANLVKLDQSYIEAASDLGARPATIFFTVTLPLSLSGILAGSMLVFIPAVGEFVIPSLLGGPDTLMIGKVLWNEFFSNRDWPVASAVAIVMLFVLVIPIMLLRKAQAADAEANS; the protein is encoded by the coding sequence ATGCCGCTTGTGGCCCCCATCCGCCGGTTGTGCCTACGTCTGGGGCTCACGGGTCGCGGCCTTGTCATCGCCGTTCCCACCCTGTGGCTGCTGGTTTTTTTCTTGATCCCATTTTTGGTGGTCGCGAAAATCTCTCTCTCGGAACCGGCGATTGCGCGCCCGCCTTATCTACCGGTTTGGGAGTGGATGGATGGGATCTTGTCGATCCATCTGAACTTTAACAACTATCTGTTTCTGTTCGAAGATCCGCTCTACTTCGCCGCCTATTTCGAATCTGTAAAAATCGCGGCCGGTTCGACATTCCTCACGTTGCTCATCGGCTATCCGATGGCCTATCTCATCGCCCGCTCCAGCCCAAGCCAGCGGAACTTGCTTTTGATGGCGGTGATTTTGCCCTTTTGGACATCGTTCCTATTGCGGGTCTACGCATGGATTGGATTCTTGGGCACCAACGGCATCATCAACAACATCTTACTCAAAACCGGCCTGATCAGCGATCCGATCGTGATGCTTCAAACGGATTTCGCGGTCTATGTCGGCATCGTTTACACCTACCTGCCGTTCATGATCCTGCCACTCTACGCCAATCTGGTGAAACTCGATCAATCCTATATCGAAGCCGCCTCTGATCTGGGCGCTCGTCCGGCAACGATCTTTTTCACCGTCACCCTGCCCCTGTCGCTCAGCGGCATTTTGGCGGGCTCAATGTTGGTGTTCATTCCTGCCGTGGGCGAGTTCGTGATCCCCTCCCTGCTTGGTGGACCGGACACGTTGATGATCGGCAAAGTGCTTTGGAACGAATTTTTCTCCAACCGTGACTGGCCGGTGGCCTCAGCGGTGGCGATTGTCATGCTCTTCGTTCTTGTGATCCCCATCATGTTGCTGCGCAAAGCGCAGGCGGCCGACGCGGAGGCAAATTCATGA
- a CDS encoding ABC transporter ATP-binding protein, with protein sequence MTQAATPAHAEPWADADATPFLRIQNVTKKFGDFVAVENVSLDIYRGELFCLLGGSGCGKSTLLRMLSGFETPTSGKIIIDGQDQTGVSPHQRQTNMMFQSYALFPHMTVEKNIAYGLKRDRVAKDEIRQRVADILALVQMSKFATRKPHQLSGGQRQRVALARALVKKPKLLLLDEPLGALDKKLREETQFELIKIQESLGITFVVVTHDQEEAMTLSSRIGVMTDGEIVQVGTPREVYEYPQNRFVADFIGSVNTFEGRIIEDEVDHVVIASPETGTEIFVDHGVSCTLGQKVAIALRPEKIQMRRQPLGDLRNLTTGTVKEIGYLGNQSIYHVALESGKIVRVARPNLTRYAGDSPTWGDKVYLGWGGASGVVLVS encoded by the coding sequence ATGACACAGGCTGCCACACCGGCTCATGCCGAGCCTTGGGCCGACGCAGATGCGACCCCTTTCCTGAGAATCCAAAACGTAACCAAAAAGTTTGGCGACTTCGTTGCGGTGGAAAATGTCTCTCTCGACATTTACCGCGGTGAATTGTTCTGCCTCTTGGGCGGGTCGGGTTGCGGGAAATCCACGCTCTTGCGGATGCTCTCCGGGTTTGAAACGCCCACAAGCGGAAAGATCATCATTGACGGTCAGGACCAGACCGGCGTCTCCCCACACCAACGCCAAACCAATATGATGTTCCAATCCTACGCACTTTTCCCGCATATGACGGTCGAAAAGAACATCGCATACGGGTTGAAACGTGATAGGGTGGCCAAGGATGAAATCCGCCAACGGGTTGCGGATATTTTGGCGCTTGTGCAAATGTCGAAATTCGCCACCCGCAAACCGCACCAACTTTCCGGCGGCCAACGTCAACGCGTTGCTCTGGCGCGTGCCTTGGTGAAAAAACCTAAACTGCTGTTGCTCGACGAGCCTCTTGGCGCATTGGATAAAAAGCTGCGCGAAGAGACCCAATTTGAACTGATCAAAATTCAGGAAAGCCTTGGCATCACCTTTGTCGTCGTGACCCACGACCAAGAAGAGGCCATGACCCTCTCAAGCCGCATCGGCGTGATGACGGACGGCGAAATCGTCCAAGTTGGCACCCCGCGCGAAGTATATGAATACCCGCAAAACCGCTTTGTTGCTGATTTTATCGGCTCGGTGAACACCTTTGAAGGCCGGATCATCGAGGACGAGGTAGATCATGTTGTCATCGCCTCACCTGAAACGGGAACAGAGATTTTTGTGGATCATGGTGTGAGTTGCACCCTGGGACAAAAGGTGGCCATCGCTCTACGACCTGAGAAAATTCAAATGCGTCGCCAACCTTTGGGCGACCTGCGCAATCTGACCACAGGGACAGTCAAAGAGATCGGCTATCTCGGCAATCAATCCATCTATCATGTTGCACTAGAGAGTGGTAAAATTGTCCGTGTGGCGCGGCCAAACCTGACCCGTTATGCAGGCGACTCGCCGACATGGGGCGACAAAGTGTACCTTGGCTGGGGCGGCGCATCTGGCGTTGTGCTTGTGTCATGA